One Eurosta solidaginis isolate ZX-2024a chromosome 5, ASM4086904v1, whole genome shotgun sequence DNA segment encodes these proteins:
- the SrpRbeta gene encoding signal recognition particle receptor subunit beta translates to MDKMNENTRENTENLSELNMTPILLAAVLGFVIMAIILILRKRSLGRRDFLLTGLSESGKSAIFMQILYNKFPNTLTSITENVGEYRSGRSSGRLIDIPGHYRVRNKYFDQFKHSAKAIIFVVDSVTVQKEVRDVADVLYSVLADVATQSCPVLVLCNKHDLSTAKGAQVIKSILEKEMNIVRSTRSRKLQSVGEEDASKPLCLGKEGKDFEFSHVQQNVQFIECSAKENQLNNLSDWIERLL, encoded by the exons ATGGataaaatgaatgaaaatacCAGAGAAAACACAGAAAATCTATCGGAATTGAATATGACACCAATCTTGCTAGCTGCAGTATTAGGCTTCGTTATAATGG CAATTATTTTGATATTGCGAAAGAGATCGCTGGGAAGGCGAGACTTTCTTTTAACAGGTTTAAGCGAATCTGGTAAGAGTGCAATCTTCATGCAgattttgtacaacaaattccCCAATACACTGACGTCAATTACGGAAAACGTTGGAGAATATCGTTCGGGCCGTTCGTCTGGACGCCTCATTGATATTCCTGGCCATTATAGAGTTCGAAACAAGTACTTTGACCAATTTAAGCATTCTGCTAAAGCGATAATATTCGTCGTCGATTCTGTGACAGTACAAAAAGAGGTGCGCGACGTGGCTGA CGTATTGTATAGCGTGTTGGCAGATGTTGCTACACAATCCTGTCCAGTTCTGGTACTTTGCAACAAGCATGATTTGAGCACAGCAAAAGGAGCTCAGGTGataaaaagtattttggaaaaggAAAT GAATATCGTACGGTCAACTCGCAGTCGAAAGCTACAGTCAGTAGGTGAGGAAGATGCGTCTAAGCCGTTGTGTTTAGGGAAAGAAGGCAAGGATTTCGAATTTTCACATGTTCAACAAAATGTACAATTCATCGAATGTTCTGCAAAGGAAAACCAATTAAATAATTTATCAGATTGGATTGAAAGATTGCTGTGA
- the Ccz1 gene encoding vacuolar fusion protein CCZ1 homolog: MSKVLQRVETTLRCFYIFNSKFGQKEGEEFKKILYYSPGDIELNTKIKDVGLSEAIIQFIGTFVCENDCKALHTQKTTQLFYQPERGYWMVMVLNVPKEVKSKDGIEVPEYRGTEVQDRIYRTLLHQCYNMYRLSWGTFQSCMPLTDMEDVIGLKKLKEKLSKFFNEYLKLLRIPVCDVLSFLHSIQYLPLEQNLFLRTHNFINMIRETFPIINEAMLLYDDRIICSGRIEPNELCSLNQYLVNLFAPKCDSGTRSGQPETPGADKYQSGAFVTGPESEENTILPKIYLYLNDTLCGYYLIIYRIFNASLCLLINDADDPPKDIFYTELQSCLMPQLLYITKDVEDYISKQQKLRKANTSTSLSVMASSNTIDDASSPKYIFINEQSLRHLTNIPIAKSVQNIPANVLSLIGDLIPNDEISSIEEAYSTLKEVQIKTTNDYWIVQRLWNWRQCYVIIHNSKATLLDITQEAKRVFDKEFTDDVFFDK; this comes from the exons ATGTCTAAAGTTTTACAGCGCGTTGAAACTACTTTGCgttgtttttatattttcaattcgAAGTTTGGTCAAAAGGAAGGCGAAGAGTTCAAGAAAATACTATACTATAGTCCAGGGGATATAGAACTTAATACGAAGATCAAAGATGTTGGGCTAAGCGAAGCCATTATCCAATTCATAGG TACTTTTGTTTGTGAAAATGACTGCAAAgcactgcatactcaaaaaacaactcagctcttttATCAACCTGAACGTGGCTATTGGATGGTTATGGTACTAAATGTACCGAAAGAAGTTAAAAGTAAGGATGGCATCGAAGTGCCAGAATATCGTGGTACCGAAGTACAGGATCGAATATATAGAACTTTGCTTCATCAATGTTACAATATGTATCGTCTGAGTTGGGGAACTTTTCAATCGTGTATGCCATTGACTGATATGGAAGATGTCATCggacttaaaaaattaaaagaaaaattatctaaatttttcaatgaa TATTTGAAATTACTAAGGATTCCTGTATGTGACGTATTAAGTTTTTTGCACTCAATTCAGTATTTGCCACTGGAACAAAATTTATTTCTTCGTACTCATAACTTCATCAACATGATTCGTGAAACTTTTCCAATCATAAATGAGGCGATGTTGCTCTATGATGACCGAATCATATG CAGTGGAAGAATTGAGCCAAACGAATTGTGCAGTTTGAACCAATACCTTGTGAATTTATTTGCACCTAAATGTGACTCAGGAACACGGAGTGGTCAGCCAGAGACTCCAGGTGCAGATAAATATCAAAGTGGTGCCTTTGTTACTGGTCCAGAAAGCGAAGAAAACACAATCCTACCCAAAATATATCTTTACTTGAATGATACATTATGTGGATATTACTTAATTATTTATCGTATCTTTAATGCATCGCTGTGCCTACTTATAAATG ATGCAGATGACCCACCTAAGGACATTTTCTACACGGAACTGCAGTCATGCTTAATGCCTCAGCTTTTATATATAACAAAAGATGTAGAAGATTATATCAGTAAGCAACAAAAACTAAGAAAAGCAAATACCTCCACATCACTTTCTGTTATGGCATCAAGTAACACAATAGATGATGCTTCGTCGCCTAAATATATTTTCATTAATGAGCAGAGTTTAAGGCATCTTACGAACATACCAATAGCCAAATCGGTTCAAAACATTCCAGCAAATGTTTTAAGTCTTATAGGAGATCTTATTCCTAATGACGAAATCTCATCCATTGAAGAAGCGTACTCGACATTGAAAGAGGTTCAAATTAAAACTACTAATGACTATTGGATCGTGCAGCGTTTATGGAATTGGCGACAATGTTATGTGATAATACATAACAGCAAAGCAACATTGCTTGACATAACACAGGAAGCTAAGCGTGTGTTCGATAAAGAATTTACAGATGATGTATTTTTTGacaaataa
- the Lamtor4 gene encoding ragulator complex protein LAMTOR4 homolog, whose translation MPSVINMEKLSNQIGYLLLQDDGAVLESGGDLENDERCANIFMNLLHLTESVDDNFMPNSSCERLSIVYDDHSYNISMSNHRIFIVKLKNIASGNTSYGTNSAANSLAYAENENSGVTSILA comes from the exons ATGCCCTCTGTAATCAATATGGAGAAGTTGAGCAATCAAATTGGCTATTTGCTGTTGCAAGATGATGGTGCAGTATTGGAATCCGGTGGTGACTTGGAGAACGATGAACGCTGTGCAAATATTTTCATGAATCTCTTGCACTTAACAGAAAG TGTTGATGACAACTTTATGCCAAACAGTAGCTGTGAACGACTTTCAATCGTTTATGATGACCACAGTTACAATATTTCAATGAGCAATCATAGAATTTTCATAGTAAAACTAAAGAACATTGCGAGTGGAAATACTTCATATGGTACTAACAGCGCTGCAAATAGTTTGGCATACGCAGAAAATGAAAATTCTGGTGTCACATCCATATTAGCCTGA